One Longimicrobium sp. DNA segment encodes these proteins:
- the rpe gene encoding ribulose-phosphate 3-epimerase encodes MSRIKIAPSILSADFTRLGEHIREAEQGGADWIHVDVMDGHFVPNITIGPLIAAAAKRSTGLPIDVHLMIEKPERYLADFAKAGADYLTVHVETSPHLHRTIQQIRELGVKPGVTLNPATPADAIADILPYVDLVLVMSVNPGFGGQSYIPTSTAKIARIRRMLDERGLGHVELQVDGGVAPDTIADVVRAGASCVVAGSAVYNAKAPVAENIRLLREAAGRT; translated from the coding sequence ATGAGCCGCATCAAGATCGCGCCCTCAATCCTCTCGGCCGACTTCACGCGGCTGGGCGAGCACATCCGCGAGGCGGAGCAGGGCGGGGCGGACTGGATTCACGTGGACGTGATGGACGGGCACTTCGTCCCCAACATCACCATCGGCCCGCTGATCGCGGCGGCGGCCAAGCGCTCGACGGGGCTGCCCATCGACGTGCACCTGATGATCGAAAAGCCCGAGCGCTACCTGGCGGATTTCGCCAAGGCGGGGGCCGACTACCTGACGGTGCACGTGGAAACGAGCCCGCACCTGCACCGCACCATCCAGCAGATCCGCGAGCTGGGCGTGAAGCCGGGCGTCACGCTGAACCCCGCGACCCCGGCGGACGCCATCGCCGACATCCTGCCGTACGTGGACCTGGTGCTGGTGATGTCCGTGAATCCCGGCTTCGGCGGGCAGTCGTACATCCCCACCAGCACGGCCAAGATCGCGCGCATCCGCCGGATGCTGGACGAGCGCGGGCTGGGTCACGTGGAGCTGCAGGTGGACGGCGGCGTGGCGCCCGACACCATCGCGGACGTCGTGCGGGCGGGCGCGAGCTGTGTGGTCGCGGGATCGGCCGTCTACAACGCAAAGGCGCCGGTGGCCGAGAACATCCGCCTGCTGCGCGAGGCCGCCGGCCGGACGTAG